Sequence from the Scyliorhinus torazame isolate Kashiwa2021f chromosome 3, sScyTor2.1, whole genome shotgun sequence genome:
tatgcccagtgggtccctaactatgcagacaaggcccgcccacttattcactccacagtttaccccctgacagctgaggcccgccaggccttcaaccgcatcaaggcagacatcgccaaggccacgatgcatgcgggtaatgaatccctccctttccaggtcgagagcgatgcatcggacatcgctctggccgccaccctcaaccaggcagacagatccgtggcattcttttcccacactcgccatgcctccgaaattcggcactcctctgtcgaaaaggaggcccaagccattgtggaagctgtgcagcattggaggcattacctggccggcaggagattcattctcctcactgaccaacagtcggttgccttcatgtttaacaatacgcagcggggcaagatcaaaaatgataaaatcttaaggtggaggatcgtgctctccacttacaattacgagattttgtattgcccccgggaagctcaacgagccccccgatgccctatcccgaggtacatgtgccagcgcacaagtggaccgactccgggccttaCACAATTGTCTCTGTCACCCggctctttcacttcataaaggcccgcaacctgccctactccattgcggaggtcagggctgtcaccagagactgccaggtctgcgcggagggcaaaccgcacttctaccagccagaccgagcgcacctggtgaaggcctcccgcccctttgaatgcctcagcatggacttcaaagggcccccgcctccaccgaccgaaacacgtatttcctcaacgtggtcgatgagtactcccgattccccttcgccatcccatgccccgatatgacgcctaccacggtcattaaagcactcaacagcatcttcgccctgttcggtttccccgcttatgtctacagcgaccgaggatcctcctttatgagtgatgagctgcatcagttcttgCTAAGCAAGGGCATAGGCTCAagaaggacgaccagctacagcctctggggaaacgggcaggtggagtgggagaatgggacagtctggaaggccgtcctgctggccctgtggtctaaaaatctcccggtcttcctctggcaggaggtccttcccgatgcactccactccatctgatcactactctgcactgcgactaatgaaaccctccATGACCATCTTCTTGCCATCCCCAGGAtgtctacctccggggtttcgctcccaacatggctggcacacGTGCGgatccataaggcggacccgttggtcgaaagggtacaactactgcacacgaacccgcagtacgcctacgtggcgtaccccaacgggtgccaggacacagtctccctccggtacCTGGCACCagttggatccccacccacggcccgacacccccctccgattgcccaggcgccactccccctccccccagcgcacctcaccacagcccccgccccaggacgggggccatccacccggggatgaagacgaggacaacacgctcccggagtcacaggcgaccaagtcggcacccgcatcaccaccaggaccgacgcggtcacagcggaggatcaaggcacccgaccggctgaaccTGTAAACGTCGCCTGAACTGTAAATTTTACACcccccggactcttttttaacaggggtgaatatggtagtcaccactgattgtatagtagttgtaatgatgattattagaggtaatacggtaaggctcctgtactataggtacggaggtaaatccctgcttgctggctccgcccagtaggcggagtataaatgtgtgcgcacacccgagctgcttccattctggtagcagctgcaggaggccacacatctctgcttaataaagccttgattattctctactctcgtctcgtagtaattgatagtgcatcaaggaggTAAGCCACATGTCGGATGGTTGGCAGCGAAGGTCAGGAAGTGACAGGGACTGCAATCTGGAGGgcagtcagtgaggggggagggccagggagtggCAGAGGCCGCTGCAAAGAGGATGTCTATGGGGTCACGTGGTCCTATATTGGAACTGGTGTGAAATGACTTCAAAATGAAACTCTCAATGCTACATATGGATAGGACCTATTAACTGGCCAACGTTGAAGTGGAATTACTTAAAATGGACAACTGAAAATGGGGTCATAAGGAATCAACCTTTTGAGCTATATCATGCACCAACCTTTGACAACACCCCCTTGCATTTTAACTAAGATTTAAGCCCAATTGGTAGTTGCATTGTTGTCTTTTTGTGGTGTGTAACCAAAGATACATGACTGTTCAAGTGGAATGCAGGCATTCTAGGGTGTGGTGCAAATGGCTCCAACTGTTATTAAAAGTGAGTAATTAGCTCACATTGCCCATCATCACTATATCTGACAAAATGCAGCTGTCAAAAATAAGTTATTTTGTTGTCTTATGTCCTGCAGATGTTTTCATTAAAATCAAGATGACAAACAGGCATTTTGTCACAAATGAAATGGACCTCAGCTTATGTTCCCGCTCCCAAGTCTTGGTTCACATTCTGAGAGGAAAGATTAAGAACATTAGGCACCCATTCATAATTAAAACATGATGTTCAGCATCTCAATTTAAATTGGAAAATATAATCACCGACATTTGAAACATTCTTTGGTGTAAAAATAAGTATTCAAAATGAAGTATTGGGAATTCAGCTTTCAGGACTTGCTCTAAAAAGCGCCGTTTGATTCAAATAAAACATTTAAATGAAACAGATGGTTCTAAAACACCATTCCAATGATTTTGAGTTTGCACTCTCAAAGAGTTGGGAGGTATTTTGTACATATTGTTTGAAAGCCTCCATCTTTTTACAAAGAGCTGTTTTGTTTGTGTTGGAATGTTTTTCCTGTATATTATTGGTAGCTATTATTGTTTATAGTTATGAACAAGGGCAATTGACCCAATTGATCTCACATTTGGAACAAAGCATTAGTTGCAACTCCTCCCAGTGTGTACCATGTGGCAATGTCAGCCTTTGAATTTCATTGTAACCAGGGTAAACTGACAAATTTCAGCAAaattcagggggttggatagggtgtacagtgagagccttctcccgcggatggatatggctggcacgaggggacataactttaaactgaggggtaatagatataggacagaggtcagaggtaggttctttacgcaaagagtagtgaggccgtggaatgccctacctgctacagtagtgaactcgccaacattgagggcatttaaaagtttattggataaacatatggatgataatggcatagtgtaggttagatggcttttgtttcggtgcaacatcgtgggccgaagggcctgtactgcgctgtattgttctatgttctaaaattcaGTGAATAGTGAAATACCCAGCAGCAGCAGAGCAGGTGAAGAGAGGACCCAGAGGCAGTAGCCACAGTTGAGATTCCAAGTAGTTGGGCTGTGCTGTAACACGTGTCCTTCATGGAAAGGTTTATGCAGAGAAACACCTTTGATCACAAGTCCATCAGTGGTCTATACATAACATCCTTGAGGCCCTGTGGGAAAGGAGATGGTGGAACCTatcggatggttccctgagcagactgtcaaaatCATTTGACAGAATGCTTCatcgccagaactttcaaacaagcaccaaaacGTAGCTTGACTGTTGGTAAGAAAGTCCCTCCCTGTCAGATCATTCATGCATGCCCGTATTGACATGAGAGTCTCAGCCCCTCCTCATGTTGCCTTTGCGGTGACTGTGATGAGGAACAGACCATTCTCCACCTGCTTCTGGAATGTGCCTTTGTGAaggaggtctggagagagatgcagtagtTTTTGTCGAGGTTCCTCCCGAGCAGCTCCATGATGCAGGACTCTGTGCTATGCGGGCTATTCCCAGGGATAtacactgagacaaacatcaatTTGGTGAAACATGCTCTTTGGTCTGTCcaaaacctgttgatcttccagtgcaaagagttatCCGCAACAGAATATTGCAGGCTGGCATATTCCAAGGTCCAGCACTATGTGCTGAGGGACTCACTCAAACTTGGAGCAGCCGCCGCAGAAGCACAATTAGGAAAGGCCACAGTCTAAAGCTTTGCAGCCATATTACACCATGGGGCTGGAAATCGTATAGAACCCCCCAGGCTGTATGACTAACATTGAATGTATACAATAAATATTACATGTACCACAATTGTATTGAAGGACCTCAGAGTGCAACATGTAGTTAACTTGAATATCAATGCACCTTCTGTAATGACCACTCTGAAATGTTTGTATcagggaaacatagaaaatatttgcaggagtaggccattcggcccttcgagcctgcaatatgatcatgattgattatgcaaattcagtatcccacccccactttctctccataccccttgatccctttagccacaagggccacatctagctccctcttgaatatatccaacgaactggccccaacaactttctgtggtagtgaatttcacaagttcacaactctctgagaggagATGTtcgtcctcatctcagtcctgagtggcttaccccttattcttaggctgtgaccccgagttctggatgtccccaataTTGGGAATATTCTTCCCGCATctggcctgtccagtcccatcaggattttatatgtttctatgacatcccttctcattcttctatactccagtgagtacaagcccgtaTTGAATTGACTCCAAGTGCAACAcagtctatgtaaaaaaaaaactatATCATTGCGCTTTGTGATTTTGTTCCTTTAGATATTTTATGAACATATATTTTTTCATATTTTATGAACATATATTTTTCAACAAAAATAAACCAATCAAGAGTAGGTAAAAGGAGACCTACAGGCAGATAGCAGTGCCTCAAAGAGCAAGTGAAAAGAGAATCTAGAGGCACTAACCGATACCTAGAAGAGCCGGTGAAAGGAAGACCCCCCTCACTATAGTCTCCCCAACTACAACTACATTCCTATTAACACCCCTGTTTGAATGGCTTTCTGTAGCCTGTCCAGTTTGCTTATCCACCCAACAGCCACCTTATGGACTTTCATCCATACTGGGTGCCaggacctcaaacctgttggacaattacaAGGTTTGacgcctcaaacctgttggacaattacaAGGGTTGAGGCTCCTGTACTTCTGGGTCCCATACCTGTCTCactcagtcacaccctcctgttccAGAAAATGGAGCGATCCAAGGACAGAAAGTATTTAAGGAGATGCTGAAACCTATGAAGTGAACTGTTTTAGATCTCAACAGCCAGCAGGAATCGGTGGTCAAGCTCCCAGCAAACAGTGTGGATGAAGCCAGATCTGAAAAGCCAACTGCTGTTAACATCTGATGGCACCCCAAAGGAGAATTAAAGGCACTGTGTAGCAAAAGTTACTGGACTTTTGTAGAGCTTAAAATCTACAAGGTATTGCTGAACAGATTGGGAAAAATTAGCTCTGAAGGTAGTTTAGACAGTTTGGAACCATTTTATAGAGGTACTGGGTGAAGGCATTGTTGTATTTAAGAGTAATTCTAATTTATTTTATTGGTTTTACCTATTTCTTAATAAAcattaacaggggctggtttagcacagtgggctaaacagctggcttgtgatgcagatcaaggccaacagcgcgggttcaattcctgaacaggcgctggaatgtggcacctaggggcctttcacagcaacttcattgaagcctacttgtgacaataagcgattgttattatttacTTGTGTCACAAAACCATTTCAAGTAGTCGGGATATCATTATGGATTTCAAAACCTCTCCTGATACTATACAAATTGCAAACACAAACATGGGGGCCATTGCTTCAAGTTTTCTTTCTCGGATTTGAGAAGCTCAACATTTATCATCAGCCATGTCCTTAACAATATTCAATGGTACATGGCAATTGGTACATGACAGAAAACGAGGAAAAGGTGGAggagtagctctgttaattaaggatgactttGGTACAATGGAGAGATGACCTTACGACTGGaggtcaagatgtagaatcagtttgggtagagatgacAAGTCATTTGTGGGAGTGGTGTAGAGGCCTCCCAAGAGTAACCACACTGCAGGACAGGGTATAAAGGAATAAATAATGGGGACTTGCCAGAAAGGTACGGTGATCATCATGGGGGTGATTTTAATTCACATATATATTCAACAAATCAGAGAAGCAAAGGTCGCTTGGATGATGAGTTTGTGATGTTTTTGGGATGGTTTCTTACCGCAGCACGTTTTATCACCAGACAAAGAGCAGCCCTTATAAGGTATGGTAAtgggtaatgagacaggattaattaacaaCCTcatactcggggcttttcacagtagtgtaagcctacttgtggcaataaagattacttattttattttatttagtgaaggtgtccataagtagcagtgatcataatataattgaatttcacattcacagattcatagaatttacactgcagaaggccattcggcctatcgagtctgcactggccttaggaaagagcaccctacctaagcccatacctctaccctatccctgtaaccccacctaaacgttttggacactaagggcaatttagcacggccaatctacctaacctgcacatctttggactgtgggaggaaaccggagcacccggaggaaaccaatgcagacacggggagaaagtgcaaactccacacagacagtgacccaagctgcaaattgaacctggcaccctggagctgtgaagcaactgtgctaaccactgtgctaccatgcccgccATTAGTTTGAGAGAGAGGGAAATGATCTAAGACTCATGTTTAAAACTTAAGCGTAAGGGCAATTATGAGATAATGAAGATAAAGCTGACGAAAGTGAACTTGGAAATTAGGTCAAAGGATAGGTCAGTACAGTTTCAGCAAACATTTAAGGAGCTATTTCAGAAAAGATACATTCCAGTGAGAATGAAAGACTCAAGGGAAGGACACATCGTCAGTCGCTAAATAAAGAAGTTAAATATAGtgtcaaaatgaaagaaaaagcatataattctACATAGATGAGTGGCAGGTTAGAAGATTGGATacaatataaagaacagcaaagcaTTACTAAAAGATGAATAAGTTGGGAGAAATTATAGAGAAagttagctagaaatataaaaagatagtaagggtttctacaggtatttaaaaagatGAAAAAGTAAAGTGAATGTTGGCCCTCTGGAGTGAAAATGGAGAATTCACAATGGAAAAGGAAATGGAGGATGCATTGAACAGATGTTTTACATCTGCCTTCACTGAAAAGTATACAAATAACCTGCCAAAAATAATTGTGATTCAGGTGAAAGGGAGGAACATAAAACAATTACAATCAGCAGGGAAAGtctactcgccaacactaagggcattcaaatggtcattggatagacatatggacgataagggaatagtgtagatgggctttggagtggtttcacaggtcggcgcacattgagggccgaagggcctgtactgcactgtaatgttctatgttctactctgaaaactattagaactaaaagccgttaagggcagcacggtagccttgtggacagcacaattgcttcacagctccagggtcccaggttcgattccggcttgggtcactgtcttgcggagtctgcacatcctccccatgtgtgcgtgggtttcctccgggtgctccggtttcctcccacagtccaaagatgtgcgggttaggtggattggccatgataaattgcccttcgtgtccaaaattgcccttagtgttgggtggagttactgggttatggggatagggcggaggtgttgaccttgggtggggtgctctttctaagagccggtgcagactcgatgggccgaatggcctccttctgcactgtaaattctatgaaagtccccAGCTGTTGATGGACTTATCTTAGGGCCGTAAAATAAATGTTTGCTGAGATGGTAGATGCATTAATTATAATTttgcaaaattccctagattctgaaaAGGTCCCATCAGGTTGGAAAATAGCAAATTCAAGAAAAGAcacaaagcaggaaactacagtatTAGGTCAGTATTAGGGAACCTTTTGGCATCTATTATGAAGGAGGTTGCAGCAAGACTCTTTGAAAAACTCAACGcagtcaagcagagtcagcatggttttgtgaaagggaaatcgtgtttgatcaacttattagagttctttgaggaaataacaagcaaCATGGATAGAGGTAATCCTGTGAATATGCTCGACTACGATTTTCAGAATGCATTTGACcaggtgccacatcaaaagttacTACGCAAACTAAGAGCATATGGTCTAGGGAGTAACGTATTAGCGTGGATAGAGGATCGGTTAGCTAACAAGATGCAGAGAGTAGATATAAATAGATAATTTTGGGTTGACATGATGTAACGAGTggcgcacaatggttagcactgttgactcacagctccgggtgactgcctgtgtggagtttgcacttccaagggccggtgcagacttgatgggctcactggcctccttctgcactgtaaattctatgctctatgtgtcacaaggatcagtgctgagacctcaactattcacaatttatatcaatgacttggataaagggaccatatcattgttgctaaatttgctgatgacacagaggTAGATAGAAAGGTGAATTGCAAAGAGGGCAGAAGGtgtctgcaaagggacatagatagctaGATACgtttgacagatggagtataatctaTGAATATGTAAACTTGTCCCCTTTAGCAGGAAAAATAGAAAAACtgtatgttatttaaatggagagagatgcagaactctgaggtacaaaggggtctgggtgtcctagaacatgaatcaggaaaagttagtctgcaagtgattaggaaggcaaattgaatgttgtcatttattgcaaggggaatggaatattaaAGTAGGCATGTTTTGCTGCCTTTTTacagagtgttggtgagaccacttccagttttggtgtccttatataAGAAAGGATATATGTGTTGGAAACAGCTATAGTTCAGAGAACGTACACTCTACTGATAACCAGGGATCAGTAGGGGGTTGTTATGGTTGGACAGGCTGGGTCTACATTCATTGGGGTTCAGAAGATTGAGATGTGATCTTatcgaaacatgtaagatcctgaggggacttgacaaggtgCATGCtgataggatgtttccacttgtgggggagactagaactagggaaGTTTAAAATATCAGTGACcgtccatttaagacagatttTTCTCTGAGCACTGTAAATCTTTGAAACTCTCTTCTGAAAAAGAGCGGTGGAGGGAGCATCAATTAATATttctgaggcagagagagatagattcttgacgggcggcacggtggctaacACTGCTACCTCCCAGCGTCAGGGATCTggttttgattccgaccttgggcgactgtctgtgtggagtttgcacattctctgtgtctgcttgggtttcctcccagtctaaagacgtgcaggttaggtggataatgATCATAATaatataatccttattagtgtcacaagtagacttacattaacactgcaatgaagttactgtgaaaatcccctcgacacctgttcgggtacactgagggagaattcagaatgtccaattcacctaacaagcacgtctttcgggacttgtgggaggaaaccagaacacccggaggaaacccacgcggacacggggagaacgtgcagactccgcacagacaatgacccaagccgggaatcaaacccggtccctggcactgtgaagcaacagtgctaaccactgtgctacctggattggacatgctcaattgccccatagtgtcctagGGTTAGATGcatttatggggataggatggtgaATTAGGCCGAAGTAGagagctcttttgaagggtcggtgcagacgcgacaagccgaatggcctccttatccaCTGTTGCAATTTTATGATTTTAACAAGAAGGTTTTTGGGCGTGCACAAAATGTGGAGTTGAAgccaggcagtggcgcagtggtattgtaactggactagtaatcctgagactCAGGATAAcgttctggggatctgggttcgactCCCACCATGGCCTGGCTTTTATATATATTGTCATTTGTCAACCGTCAAAATCCTCAAATTCTTCCCTAGCAGTACCCTGGGTGTAGCTACACAAGGACCGCTTTGATTCtggaaggtggctcatcaccacattctcaagggcagttagggatgcgcAGCTAATGCTGGTTTTGCTAGAACTGTGGACATCCGATTAACAAATTTTAAAAAGCCCACTGTTGCAGTCTAAATTCACCACATCAAGAATGACCATTTGAGAAAAAGATACTGAATGGAAGCACCTCACGTCTTCAGGAAAGGAAGGAATAAAATTGGAGGAGGCAAAAGAAAAAACAGAAGGTACTTGATAAGATTTTAATTTGAAAATAGAATTACACCATCTCTCCTTCCCCTCAGCTTCTGGATTTCTTGGGCCTTTCTCCTCTTCCAGATCCAGGATGTTTACCACCTTTACCAAGCCCATCTCCTCCTCGTCTctttttcctttgagtcagtgcttCTTCTTTTAAAGAATGTATCCACAAAGCGTCAAAGGACCCAGGAGCCTGATAGCCTGGCTCATTGGCATGCAGAGTGTCTTTAGACAACAGGATGCAAATGGCAGGAAGGTTTCTTTTTACAGTTAAACTATCTAATCCTGCCTCTGAAACAATAGGCTCCCAGAGTTCTTCAACCTGTTTATAAAACAGTTTAGTTATTTGATGGAGGCCTTTTAATCTTCTCTTCATGATTTCCACACAGGTGATTGCTTTGCTGACTGCTTTCCCTGTGCCAGTGAAAAGGATCTCTGTGGTACTGGCTGATTCCATCTTTCCAATGGCATATCCCATGAGATTTCTTATTTTGCTACCTTCCTTTACCTTCATTTCAATTATGTCTTTTGGAAGATTAGCAATTGGGTGCGGACAAGGCAGTTCTGTGATTTTTGTCTTTTGGTAGttttccattttttaaaaacttctcGTAATTCTGAGTTGATGGAAATCAGAACCTATAATTGTGAAAGTATAAATATCAATTATTTACAACTGCGAAACTAAGAACTTGGAGAATTCAGTTTGTCTGTCACTCTAAGTTAATGTACAACAGTCAAAATTGCATTCTATTTTTGCCCCTTTCTCAAAAGTGCGAACTCATCCTAAACAGACATTCACAATGCTCCAGCAATTAATTCACGTGGCTATTCCACATGAAACAGCAAGTTGCTGGACAACGAATGCATCGCAGCCAAGCCTCACCTGACATCCATTTATTCCTGTTACAATATAGCAATCAGGTGTGCCAAATGTTCTCCCAGCCTACCTAGGAGATTGAGTGCAACAATACTATCCATACTGCTGCAGGAACAGATCAacatagacagcagactgaattcaCCCTTTCTGATCTAGTGTTCAGCCACAATCACATGGTGCATACATTCTttattggtaagaagtcttacaacaccaggttaaaatccaacaggtttgtttcaaatcactagcttttggagcactactccttcctcagtgGAATTCCACTGTGTGGCACTACAGTAGCATTGTGTCTATTATTCACATTAGGTCCCTCACATCCAGCCCATAATTTAAATTTTGTGAATGTCAATTGTGCCTCTTCACTATTAGAAAATTGCTATTTTCTAATCGTTTTACAGCCAATCCATTTCCTTTTCATTTCCCCATATCCTACAGAACGACTGAATTTTGCATTCTTTCTATTTTATACAAACAGCTGAGTATGAATTGTCCATCTGCCTTAGCTGGTCACACCCGTGCCTGAGTCAGAATGTCATGTGTCCAATCCCCAATTTCCTATTTCATAGGGTACTTGGGATCCATATTCAAAGAATTTATTGCATACATTGTGTCAATCAATGAACTGGAAGTCTAAATCAGTGTacacagcaaacagtctacagtctACTTCGAAAGATTTTCTGCAAAACACAGAAAAGAGAACTCATCAACAAAACTGCAGCAACTCCTCCTGATGCAAGCAGGGTGATTTTGCCAACAAAACAAGTGGAGAATAATTGTGTACAATTACATTTGTAAAGTAGTAAATCCAAGTCACATAACTGTGTTTTACAGGCATGATTGACAGGGAATTACTCAATGATTTTCCATTCTAGCCAGGAATAGTGCTGTCTCTATACAAGGCcacaaattatagaatcatagaatccctacaatgcagaaggaggccattgggcccattgagcctacactgaacctccgaaagagcatcctccctggcccactaccctgccctatccccctaaccccacctaacctttggacactaatttagcatcgccaatccagatATAAGAGAGCGCCCCTCCTCTCTGACATAGGGGAATGGAATCCTTTACCACAGAGAATCAATCAGGGCCTTGATTTGTTTTATCCAAAAGACAGCATCACTGACACCCTCAGAACCTCATAGGAATGTTAATCTAGCCATTATGTTCCAATCATTTGAGTGAGACTGGAACCCACATCCTTCTGACTCCGAGATTGAGCCATGGTTGGCACTAAAATAAAAGTGGTATGAATACATAGAACTccataagtgcagaaggaggccattcagcccatcaagtctgcaccaaccctttgaaagagcactccagtCATGTCCAATTCCCAAGTCTACCCCACCCTATCCAAgtaacttaacctgtacatccctggacactaaggagctatttagcatggccaatccacctaacctgcacatctttggactgtaggaggaaaccagagcaccctatgGAAACcaatgcagaaacagggagaaagtacaagctccacacaggcagtgagtgACCCAAgagcggaattgaacctgggtccctggcgttgtgaggcagcaatgctaccactctgccaccatgctgcccttactgtTTATCTAAAGTAAGATAAATgtaggaaatactcagcagatcaggctatacatggagaaacagagttaacgtttcaggtaaaTTACCTTTCATCAAAAGTAGCAAAAGTTGGAGATGTAAAACCGGTTTTGAGCAAGTTTAGAGGCAAGGAAA
This genomic interval carries:
- the rpp25l gene encoding ribonuclease P protein subunit p25-like protein, producing the protein MENYQKTKITELPCPHPIANLPKDIIEMKVKEGSKIRNLMGYAIGKMESASTTEILFTGTGKAVSKAITCVEIMKRRLKGLHQITKLFYKQVEELWEPIVSEAGLDSLTVKRNLPAICILLSKDTLHANEPGYQAPGSFDALWIHSLKEEALTQRKKRRGGDGLGKGGKHPGSGRGERPKKSRS